The following are encoded together in the Nyctibius grandis isolate bNycGra1 chromosome 5, bNycGra1.pri, whole genome shotgun sequence genome:
- the RAB21 gene encoding ras-related protein Rab-21, with translation MAAGAGAAAGGRSFSFKVVLLGEGCVGKTSLVLRYCENKFNDKHITTLQASFLTKKLNIGGKRVNLAIWDTAGQERFHALGPIYYRDSNGAILVYDITDEDSFQKVKNWVKELRKMLGNEICLCIVGNKIDLEKERHVSVQEAETYAESVGAKHYHTSAKQNKGIEELFLDLCKRMIETAQVDERARGNGSSQSGTARRGVQIIDDEPQVQSSGGCCSSG, from the exons atggcggcgggggccggcgcGGCGGCCGGGGGCCGCAGCTTCTCCTTCAAGGTGGTGCTGCTCGGGGAGGGCTGCGTGGGGAAAACCTCCTTGGTGCTGCGCTACTGCGAGAACAAGTTCAACGACAAGCACATCACCACCCTGCAG gCATCTTTTCTTACAAAGAAGCTAAATATTGGTGGCAAAAGAGTAAACCTTGCAATATGG GATACAGCTGGTCAAGAAAGATTTCATGCACTGGGGCCGATCTACTACAGGGATTCTAATGGTGCTATTCTAGTATATGATATAACAGATGAAGACTCTTTTCAAAAG GTAAAAAACTGGGTTaaggaattaagaaaaatgttgggaaatgaaatctgtttatGTATAGTAG GTAACAAAATAGACTTGGAAAAAGAGAGACATGTTTCAGTGCAAGAAGCAGAAAC GTATGCTGAATCTGTTGGAGCAAAACATTATCATACTTCAGCTAAACAGAACAAAGGAATTGAAGAACTGTTTCTTGACCTTTGTAAAA GAATGATAGAAACTGCTCAAGTGGATGAAAGAGCAAGAGGCAATGGTTCCAGTCAGTCAGGAACAGCAAGGCGAGGTGTACAGATCATTGATGATGAGCCACAAGTACAGAGCAGTGGAGGGTGCTGTTCTTCTGGATAA